A stretch of the Lytechinus variegatus isolate NC3 chromosome 5, Lvar_3.0, whole genome shotgun sequence genome encodes the following:
- the LOC121416179 gene encoding uncharacterized protein LOC121416179, producing the protein MTRRGGPISDLIWDSYSMRGPEVKSITGALTKLQYNSVVVVLFTIIAILGLFLILLMMSNSGWTAADFQVQSSYEHRMLKIENLRLSLEASEKKVKKLEDEKKSLSNKLELVSKKFLDTRIEFDKANKNAKRTKTEMDDRLHQALTEGSKALTSYQNTKARADELEEILREVRAERRLVQTENEALAVKLGRAIEKGEAAEDEINKLKAYYGMKADTPRAILVPQVNTDPLPQTGIKKKKIDPIQIIPEDVARTLDEEIHQGHSHRRLPSKVVPKPRTNGVFVETVLDLPPTHKKNAQATMRDEV; encoded by the exons ATGACGCGTCGTGGAGGACCGATTTCCGATTTAATATGGGATTCGTACTCGATGAGGGGACCTGAGGTTAAGTCGATCACCGGGGCATTAACCAAACTCCAGTATAACAGCGTGGTCGTCGTCCTCTTCACGATCATCGCTATCCTGGGGTTGTTTCTTATTCTCCTCATGATGTCGAATTCTGGATGGACAGCAGCAGACTTCCAGGTGCAGAGTTCATATGAGCATCGCATGTTGAAG ATCGAGAATTTACGTCTTTCACTTGAAGCTAGTGAGAAAAAGGTAAAGAAGTTAGAAGATGAAAAGAAGAGTCTCTCGAACAAGCTTGAGCTAGTCTCCAAGAAGTTCCTTGACACGAGGATCGAGTTTGATAAAGCGAACAAGAATGCAAAACGTACCAAGACAGAGATGGACGATCGACTGCATCAAGCCCTGACAGAAGGATCCAAAGCGCTC ACAAGCTACCAAAACACCAAGGCGAGGGCAGATGAATTAGAAGAGATTCTACGAGAGGTAAGAGCGGAGAGAAGACTCGTTCAAACGGAGAACGAAGCTCTGGCAGTTAAGCTTGGAAGAGCGATTGAAAAGGGCGAGGCTGCTGAAGATGAGATTAACAAG CTCAAGGCGTATTATGGCATGAAGGCTGACACACCCAGAGCAATCTTAGTACCTCAGGTCAACACTGATCCATTGCCACAGACgggtataaaaaagaaaaagatagatCCTATACAAATCATTCCTGAAGATGTAGCGAGGACACTAGACGAAGAGATACATCAGGGACATAGCCATCGGAGATTGCCTTCGAAAGTAGTACCGAAGCCAAGGACCAATGGTGTCTTTGTCGAAACTGTCCTCGACCTACCACCCACTCATAAGAAAAATGCTCAAGCTACGATGCGTGATGAAGTCTGA